In the Acomys russatus chromosome 20, mAcoRus1.1, whole genome shotgun sequence genome, TTCAGTACTTATCCaagcaaatttaaataaaaagtaacgAAGATGTCTCATTTTTATCTTTAGGGTAGCTTATCTGGAGACTAAAActttacacatacacaacacaaaggaaggcaaaaagaaagaCTGCAAGTCATTATTTAAGATGAGCAAGAGGCACAAATTCTTTAgagaactttaatttttttccctctaagaTAAGTTCTTTTAGAAATGAAAGACATGTGAGGCTCCTTAAGGTAAGGGTCGAAAGGGTAACGGCTGCCATGATTGTTAGGTATCTTCAAAAATGGCTCTAAAAATCATCTGATGATCCAAACGTCACAAGCAAACAATAAACTTCAAGTTTCTAGCACTGCAATGCTGGGTGTGATGCAGACAAGAAAGCTATTTCCTGGTGTTTTGTTGTCTTATTCTTGATGTTCAAGCAGAAAGTGTCTACCTTCATTTGATGCAATAAGCTTGTCTATGAGAGCTTGCAGTGATGAAGGAAATCCCAagttacatgtacacacacacacacacacacacacacacacacacactccatataataaatatatacaataaaacaattaaaaaccttCAACCCCTGCTTACATAGTGCCAAATCTAATCattagttttcttcaatgatgtAATCTATTTGCTTAAAGGTAAAATACCTCATGATATTACCCACTGCTTTAAGAATTACCACATTGACCTAAATCCAGGTTAAACAGACATGTAACAAATATTGAAGTCAGTAAAATAGATTCAAATCATTGCAATTTCATTTTACacttaatacattttcttttctattcaggATCAATTTTACTTCAGCATGAGTGTTATactaaaatgtaattttacattttaaatttaaagtactACCTttattgagttttaaattttggaaAGGTTTCCATcaagtattttatatgtatatatatatatatgtgtgtatgtatctatgccTCAGGAAAAATGAGAAGTCAGAATAATCAGCATGAGGCTTTCCACCAGTCTTAATTCCCAGCCTATTTCTTTCCACGtggtattttacttttattatcatAGCAAATTATCCATATTTTTTGGGTCAGCCAATCATCAATGTCAAATGCTATTCTGAAGAAGTGTGGAGTAAATAATTTTGGTAATCTGTAAGATGGCTGCATGCAGTGTATACTGTATTATAACAGCACCAAACCCTTTATAAAAGCCAAacactccttcctcctgcttgATGGTATTTATACAGTCTCTCATTCCTTCATACTGTGTATTAATTGGAAGTACTTCATAGCCAAGGTCTGTATTGTCAATTATTGTGCGTGTTCCTTGAATATGAAGTCGATGCAGAACGGTTTCCAATGGGTAAAGAATAACGTCAGAGCAAAGGCTGGCAGCAAAGTTAGCAATAAGTTCTGGAAAATAAGCATCCAACATACTCTGCATGGGGCTAGTGCTCTCAGCTAAGTGGCTATTATAGGTCTTTCTCTTCAGAATTAGGAGGACAATCTTCTGAATAATAGAGCTGATGATGTAATGAAGAACTCCATGCAGCACTGTGGGGAAGATCAATGAGAGCAACGGAAGCAGGCGTTTGCTGTGAGGCACTCCCAAGCCTATCACCCTTCCAATGCCTTCTTTAACACATTCCAGGATGCCAGCATTATCTCGGATTATCTCGCTCTGAAACAAAAGTGATGAAAAAGgtacaatttcaaaaaaaaaaaaggttcgtttcatgtgtatggttgttttgcc is a window encoding:
- the Slc25a46 gene encoding mitochondrial outer membrane protein SLC25A46 isoform X2; this translates as MYSFNKTQGPRALWKGMGSTFIVQGVTLGAEGIISEFTPLPREVSHKWNPKQIGEHLLLKCLTYMVAMPFYSASLIETVQSEIIRDNAGILECVKEGIGRVIGLGVPHSKRLLPLLSLIFPTVLHGVLHYIISSIIQKIVLLILKRKTYNSHLAESTSPMQSMLDAYFPELIANFAASLCSDVILYPLETVLHRLHIQGTRTIIDNTDLGYEVLPINTQYEGMRDCINTIKQEEGVFGFYKGFGAVIIQYTLHAAILQITKIIYSTLLQNSI